In Spinacia oleracea cultivar Varoflay chromosome 5, BTI_SOV_V1, whole genome shotgun sequence, a single window of DNA contains:
- the LOC110804685 gene encoding protein PIN-LIKES 6, protein MMRMLGQVLMGTQGGGQSLFSTIKIAVLPIAKVFTMCFLGFLMASKYVNILPASGRKLLNGLVFTLLLPCLIFSQLGQSITLQKMIEWWFIPFNVILATISGSLIGLLVATIVRPPYPFFKFTVVHIGIGNIGNVPLVLIAALCRDKANPFGDSDKCSQDGTAYISFGQWVGAIVLYTYVYQMLAPPPEGTFDVEGGHLPIKNQQHNGSETPEQVPLLSQDQGPLVSNVSKEGKIKEFLIFIYDKLKLKQLIQPPIIASVLAMVLGCVPFLKSLIFASDGPLYFFTDSCMILGEAMIPCILLALGGNLVDGPGSSKLGFRTTAAIIFGRLVLVPPAGLGIVTLADKLGFLPAGDKMFKFVLLLQHTMPTSVLSGAVANLRGCGKESAAILFWVHIFAIISMAGWIVLYIHILF, encoded by the exons ATGATGAGAATGTTGGGACAAGTGTTAATGGGGACACAAGGAGGTGGTCAAtccctcttctccaccattaaaATTGCAGTCCTTCCAATAGCAAAGGTTTTTACAATGTGCTTCCTCGGCTTTCTTATGGCTTCTAAGTATGTCAATATCCTTCCTGCTAGTGGCCGTAAATTGCTCAATGGG CTGGTCTTTACTCTTCTGCTCCcctgtttgattttctctcaattAGGCCAATCTATTACCCTCCAGAAGATGATTGAATG GTGGTTCATCCCTTTCAATGTTATCCTGGCTACTATTTCTGGCTCTCTCATTGGTCTACTCGTCGCAACTATTGTCCGCCCGCCATACCCCTTCTTTAAGTTCACCGTTGTACATATTGGAATCG GAAACATCGGCAATGTGCCCCTTGTCTTGATTGCAGCTTTGTGTAGAGATAAGGCTAATCCTTTTGGCGATTCAGACAAGTGCAGTCAAGATGGAACTGCCTATATTTCATTTGGCCAGTGG GTTGGTGCAATTGTCTTGTATACATATGTATATCAAATGCTAGCACCCCCTCCTGAAGGTACCTTTGATGTTGAAGGTGGACATCTTCCAATCAAAAATCAACAACACAATGGAAGTGAAACACCAGAACAAGTTCCTTTACTTTCTCAAGATCAAGGGCCGTTGGTATCAAATGTGTCGAAGGAAGGAAAG ATCAAGGAGTTCCTAATATTCATATATGACAAGTTAAAGCTCAAACAGCTCATACAACCTCCTATTATTGCTTCT GTGTTGGCAATGGTACTGGGATGTGTGCCTTTCTTGAAGAGTTTAATCTTTGCAAGTGATGGTCCACTGTATTTTTTCACCGACAGCTGCATGATTCTTGG GGAGGCGATGATTCCATGCATTTTGCTAGCATTGGGAGGCAACCTTGTGGATG GGCCTGGAAGTTCAAAACTTGGTTTCAGGACAACTGCTGCAATTATTTTTGGGCGGTTAGTTTTGGTCCCACCTGCAGGGCTTGGCATAGTGACTCTGGCTGATAAGTTGGGATTCCTTCCCGCTGGTGATAAGATGTTCAAATTTGTGCTGTTACTTCAACACACAATGCCTACTTCTGTGCTTTCAG GTGCTGTTGCCAACTTGAGAGGATGTGGGAAGGAATCGGCTGCAATACTGTTCTGGGTTCATATATTTGCAATTATTTCAATGGCTGGATGGATTGTGCTATACATTCACATACTCTTCTGA
- the LOC110804677 gene encoding uncharacterized protein, which produces MELDMQTIRHELPHYNLPDHTNNGLSNDRVDIPVACGLCGRTLSLEREVNASLQSVSICDDCKFLLLEDFGTPAHNSFRRRLPGGRRSINESSDSIGNFSQQFSQIINLARHIEPEHEDVDGDTDPNLMVLQPTSSHTTPNGSSRWRRPFSDTESDGFNSDSFYGENESNVSFSGYRVYHGDSDAISFSTYEGDSGASIDGHTYLDTDVYVQSMERSDVDSDTDIDPMNAGIVHWNSDEDEVEDGEWGEVYTDEGNTVRPQETGAHIDSSAGSDYFVEHGRTDSSEFEEMIHRRIREVRDVQIPSIPVSMEVFGEAPYIGNPGDYLDSLVFEEFLEHLAETDNSRRGAPPAAASFIDTLPVVAITDEHLKADGLACAICKDLLMIGTEVNQLPCFHLYHPSCILPWLSARNSCPLCRYELPTDDGDYERGKRRTSNRMVISEIHQQEDRDDTSEMGESQDFVAALGDVGPDVVVSRPNDRRAGWFFPIISVAGIVFVLWLGNSLAGRRGSNGQPNLHSCSPQSIHPSGSCPRNEQEKRWWWWF; this is translated from the coding sequence ATGGAATTGGACATGCAAACTATTAGACACGAGTTACCTCATTATAATTTGCCTGATCACACTAATAATGGCTTGTCAAATGATCGTGTGGACATCCCTGTGGCATGTGGTCTTTGCGGGAGAACTCTTTCGTTGGAGCGTGAGGTTAACGCCAGTCTCCAAAGTGTCAGCATATGTGATGACTGTAAATTTCTGCTGCTTGAAGATTTTGGTACCCCAGCACACAACTCTTTTCGTAGAAGGCTTCCTGGAGGAAGAAGATCAATTAACGAAAGTTCTGACTCGATAGGAAATTTTTCACAACAGTTCTCACAAATAATTAACCTAGCAAGGCATATTGAGCCTGAGCATGAAGATGTTGATGGAGATACTGATCCTAATTTGATGGTATTGCAGCCAACAAGTTCTCATACTACACCTAATGGTTCTAGTAGGTGGCGGAGACCATTTTCTGATACGGAAAGTGATGGGTTCAACTCTGATTCGTTTTATGGCGAGAATGAATCAAATGTCAGCTTCAGTGGATATAGGGTTTACCATGGTGATAGTGATGCTATATCTTTTAGTACTTATGAAGGTGACTCAGGTGCTTCAATTGATGGCCATACATACTTGGACACAGACGTATATGTCCAATCTATGGAGAGAAGTGACGTTGACAGTGATACTGATATTGATCCAATGAATGCTGGTATTGTACACTGGAATTCTGATGaagatgaagtagaagatggtgaGTGGGGAGAAGTTTATACTGATGAGGGGAATACAGTTAGGCCTCAGGAAACGGGCGCTCATATTGACTCAAGTGCCGGCAGTGATTATTTTGTTGAACATGGTAGAACAGATTCGTCTGAGTTTGAGGAAATGATTCACCGAAGAATCAGGGAAGTGAGGGACGTCCAGATTCCCAGTATCCCTGTAAGCATGGAAGTATTTGGTGAAGCACCATACATTGGTAATCCCGGGGATTATCTTGATTCTCTAGTATTTGAAGAATTTTTGGAGCATCTTGCCGAGACTGATAATTCAAGACGAGGAGCACCTCCGGCTGCTGCATCTTTCATTGATACACTACCTGTTGTAGCTATTACTGATGAGCATCTGAAAGCTGATGGGTTGGCTTGTGCAATCTGTAAAGATTTGCTGATGATTGGCACTGAAGTGAATCAACTGCCATGCTTTCACCTATATCATCCATCCTGCATATTGCCGTGGTTGAGTGCAAGGAATTCTTGCCCCCTTTGTCGATATGAACTCCCAACTGATGACGGAGATTATGAGCGTGGTAAGCGCCGCACTAGCAATAGAATGGTTATTTCTGAAATTCATCAGCAGGAGGATAGGGATGATACGAGTGAAATGGGTGAATCTCAAGATTTTGTTGCCGCGTTGGGTGATGTCGGCCCTGATGTAGTAGTTTCACGTCCTAATGATAGGAGGGCAGGATGGTTTTTCCCTATAATTAGTGTTGCAGGAATTGTGTTTGTGCTTTGGTTGGGCAATTCTCTTGCAGGTAGAAGAGGGTCAAATGGACAACCTAATTTACATAGTTGTTCTCCACAATCCATCCATCCTTCTGGTTCATGCCCCCGCAATGAGCAGGAaaagaggtggtggtggtggttttag